In Streptomyces sp. NBC_01707, a genomic segment contains:
- the lysA gene encoding diaminopimelate decarboxylase, which yields MSRSAHPAGPRHADVLTEGHYTAPPADLNALDEKVWARTVSRNDDGAVTVGGIEVTRLAEEFGTPAYFLDESDFRARCRAWADAFGPGADVFYAGKAFLSRAVVRWLKEEGLNLDVCSGGELTTALDAGMPAERIAFHGNNKTVAEIERAVQAGVGRIVLDSFQEIVRVSHIAQRLGKRQRVQIRVTVGVEAHTHEFIATAHEDQKFGIALAGGQAAEAVRRALTLDGLELIGIHSHIGSQIFDMAGFEVSARRVVQLLAEVRDEHGVELPEIDLGGGLGIAYTSDDDPREPHEIAKALGDIVTRECEAAGLATPRISVEPGRAIVGPTAFTLYEVGTIKHLEGLRTYVSVDGGMSDNIRTALYDAEYSVALVSRRSDAEPMLVRVVGKHCESGDIVVKDAFLPSDLAPGDLIAVPATGAYCRSMASNYNHALRPPVVAVRDGEARVIVRRETEEDLLRLDVG from the coding sequence ATGAGCCGATCCGCACACCCCGCCGGTCCCCGTCACGCCGACGTCCTGACCGAGGGTCACTACACAGCCCCGCCCGCCGACCTGAACGCCCTCGACGAGAAGGTCTGGGCCCGCACCGTCTCCCGCAACGACGACGGCGCGGTGACCGTCGGCGGGATCGAAGTGACCCGGCTGGCCGAGGAATTCGGCACGCCCGCCTACTTCCTCGACGAGAGCGACTTCCGCGCCCGCTGCCGTGCCTGGGCCGACGCGTTCGGACCGGGCGCCGACGTCTTCTACGCCGGCAAGGCGTTCCTGTCGCGGGCCGTCGTGCGGTGGCTCAAGGAGGAGGGGCTCAACCTCGACGTCTGCTCCGGCGGCGAGCTGACCACCGCGCTCGATGCCGGCATGCCCGCCGAGCGCATCGCCTTCCACGGCAACAACAAGACCGTCGCCGAGATCGAGCGGGCCGTCCAGGCCGGTGTCGGGCGGATCGTGCTCGACTCGTTCCAGGAGATCGTCCGCGTGTCGCACATCGCGCAGCGGCTCGGGAAGCGGCAGCGTGTCCAGATCCGGGTGACGGTCGGCGTCGAGGCGCACACCCACGAATTCATCGCCACCGCCCACGAGGACCAGAAGTTCGGCATCGCGCTGGCCGGAGGGCAGGCCGCCGAGGCGGTGCGCCGGGCGCTCACGCTCGACGGGCTCGAGCTCATCGGCATCCACTCGCACATCGGCTCGCAGATCTTCGACATGGCCGGCTTCGAGGTCTCCGCCCGCCGGGTGGTCCAGCTCCTCGCCGAGGTGCGTGACGAGCACGGTGTCGAGCTGCCGGAGATCGACCTCGGAGGTGGTCTGGGTATCGCGTACACCTCCGACGACGACCCGCGCGAGCCGCACGAGATCGCCAAGGCGCTCGGCGACATCGTGACCCGCGAGTGCGAGGCGGCCGGGCTCGCCACCCCGCGGATCTCGGTCGAGCCGGGGCGCGCCATCGTCGGACCCACCGCGTTCACGCTGTACGAGGTCGGCACCATCAAGCACCTCGAAGGACTGCGCACCTACGTCAGTGTCGACGGCGGCATGTCGGACAACATCCGCACCGCGCTGTACGACGCCGAGTACAGCGTCGCGCTCGTCTCGCGCCGCTCCGACGCCGAACCGATGCTCGTACGTGTCGTCGGCAAGCACTGCGAGAGCGGTGACATCGTGGTCAAGGACGCGTTCCTGCCGTCCGACCTCGCGCCCGGCGACCTGATCGCCGTGCCCGCCACCGGCGCCTACTGCCGCTCCATGGCGAGCAATTACAACCACGCGCTGCGCCCGCCCGTCGTCGCCGTGCGCGACGGAGAGGCGCGGGTGATCGTCCGGCGCGAGACGGAGGAAGATCTCCTGCGTCTCGATGTCGGCTGA
- the thrC gene encoding threonine synthase, with the protein MTSKGTHQWRGIIEEYRDRLPVTSTTPVVTLREGGTPLVPAQVLSERTGCEVHLKVEGANPTGSFKDRGMTMAITRAKEEGAKAVICASTGNTSASAAAYAVRAGMVCAVLVPQGKIALGKMGQALVHGAKILQVDGNFDDCLTLARSLSDNYPVALVNSVNPVRIEGQKTAAFEIVDALGDAPDIHVLPVGNAGNITAYWKGYTEYAADAMSTHKPRMWGFQASGSAPIVRGEIVKDPSTIATAIRIGNPASWQYALDARDASGGFIDEVTDRQILSAYRLLASQEGVFVEPASAASVAGLLKAAEEGKVDPGQKIVCTVTGNGLKDPDWAVAGAPQPVTVPVDAAAAAEKLGLAQ; encoded by the coding sequence ATGACCAGCAAGGGCACCCATCAGTGGCGCGGCATCATCGAGGAGTACCGGGACCGTCTTCCGGTCACGAGCACGACGCCGGTCGTCACGCTTCGTGAGGGTGGCACGCCGCTCGTTCCCGCTCAGGTCCTCTCCGAGCGCACGGGCTGCGAGGTGCACCTCAAGGTGGAGGGCGCCAACCCCACCGGGTCCTTCAAGGACCGCGGTATGACGATGGCGATCACCCGGGCCAAGGAGGAGGGCGCCAAGGCCGTCATCTGCGCCTCCACCGGCAACACCTCCGCCTCCGCCGCCGCGTACGCGGTGCGGGCGGGCATGGTCTGCGCCGTCCTCGTACCGCAGGGCAAGATCGCGCTCGGCAAGATGGGTCAGGCCCTCGTCCACGGCGCCAAGATCCTCCAGGTCGACGGCAACTTCGACGACTGCCTGACGCTGGCCCGCTCGCTGTCGGACAACTACCCGGTGGCGCTGGTCAATTCGGTCAATCCGGTCCGTATCGAGGGTCAGAAGACCGCGGCGTTCGAGATCGTCGACGCACTCGGTGACGCCCCCGACATACATGTCCTCCCGGTCGGCAACGCGGGCAACATCACCGCGTACTGGAAGGGTTACACGGAGTACGCCGCGGACGCCATGTCGACGCACAAGCCCCGCATGTGGGGTTTCCAGGCCTCGGGTTCCGCGCCCATCGTCCGCGGCGAGATCGTCAAGGACCCGTCGACCATCGCCACCGCGATCCGGATCGGCAACCCGGCCTCCTGGCAGTACGCGCTGGACGCGCGCGACGCGTCCGGCGGCTTCATCGACGAGGTGACGGACCGTCAAATTCTGTCCGCCTACCGCCTGTTGGCCTCTCAGGAGGGTGTCTTCGTCGAGCCCGCATCGGCGGCATCGGTCGCCGGTCTGCTCAAGGCCGCCGAAGAGGGCAAGGTCGACCCCGGCCAGAAGATCGTCTGCACGGTCACCGGCAACGGCCTGAAGGACCCCGACTGGGCCGTCGCGGGCGCCCCGCAGCCCGTCACCGTGCCGGTCGACGCCGCCGCCGCCGCGGAGAAGCTGGGCCTCGCGCAGTAA
- a CDS encoding homoserine dehydrogenase, producing MRTRPLKVALLGCGVVGSEVARIMTTHADDLAARIGAPVELAGVAVRRLAKAREGIDPALITTDATALVKRGDIDVVIEVIGGIEPARALITTAFEHGASVVSANKALLAEDGAALHAAAEQYGRDLYYEAAVAGAIPLVRPLRESLVGDKVNRVLGIVNGTTNFILDKMDTSGAGYSEALDEATALGYAEADPTADVEGFDAAAKAAILAGIAFHTRVRIGEVHREGITEVTAADIASARRMGCTVKLLAICERAADGRSVTARVHPAMIPLSHPLASVREAYNAVFVEAEAAGQLMFYGPGAGGSPTASAVLGDLVAVCRNKLNEATGPGESAYTRLPVSPMGEVVTRYHISLDVADKPGVLAQVATVFAEQGVSIDTVRQQGRQDGGGEASLVVVTHRAPDAALSATVEALRKLDTVRGVASIMRVEGE from the coding sequence ATGCGTACGCGTCCGCTGAAGGTGGCGCTGCTGGGCTGTGGAGTGGTCGGCTCAGAGGTGGCGCGCATCATGACGACGCACGCCGACGACCTCGCCGCGCGCATCGGCGCGCCTGTCGAGCTCGCCGGTGTCGCCGTCCGCCGACTCGCGAAGGCGCGCGAGGGCATCGACCCCGCGCTGATCACCACCGATGCGACCGCCCTGGTCAAACGGGGCGACATCGACGTCGTCATCGAGGTCATCGGCGGCATCGAGCCGGCCCGCGCACTCATCACCACCGCCTTCGAGCACGGCGCGAGTGTCGTCTCCGCCAACAAGGCGCTGCTCGCCGAGGACGGCGCCGCTCTGCACGCCGCCGCCGAGCAGTACGGCCGGGACCTCTATTACGAGGCTGCCGTGGCCGGTGCCATCCCGCTCGTGCGGCCGCTGCGCGAGTCCCTCGTCGGTGACAAGGTCAACCGGGTGCTGGGCATCGTCAACGGCACGACCAACTTCATCCTCGACAAGATGGACACCAGCGGCGCGGGCTACTCCGAAGCGCTCGACGAGGCCACCGCCCTCGGGTACGCCGAGGCCGACCCGACCGCCGACGTCGAGGGCTTCGACGCCGCCGCCAAGGCCGCGATCCTCGCCGGAATCGCCTTCCACACCCGGGTGAGGATCGGCGAGGTGCACCGCGAGGGCATCACCGAGGTCACCGCTGCCGACATCGCGTCGGCCCGCCGCATGGGCTGCACCGTCAAACTCCTCGCCATCTGCGAGCGCGCCGCCGACGGCCGGTCCGTCACCGCGCGCGTGCACCCGGCGATGATCCCGCTCAGCCACCCGCTGGCCTCCGTCCGTGAGGCGTACAACGCGGTCTTCGTCGAGGCGGAGGCCGCCGGGCAGCTGATGTTCTACGGCCCCGGCGCGGGCGGTTCCCCGACGGCCTCCGCGGTCCTCGGCGACCTGGTCGCGGTCTGCCGCAACAAGCTCAACGAGGCCACCGGTCCCGGTGAGTCCGCGTACACGCGTCTGCCGGTCAGCCCCATGGGCGAGGTCGTCACGCGGTACCACATCAGTCTCGACGTGGCCGACAAGCCTGGCGTGCTCGCCCAGGTCGCGACGGTCTTCGCCGAACAGGGCGTATCCATCGATACGGTCCGCCAGCAAGGTCGCCAGGACGGAGGCGGCGAGGCATCTCTCGTCGTCGTCACCCACCGCGCGCCCGACGCCGCCCTTTCGGCGACCGTCGAGGCGCTGCGCAAGCTCGACACCGTGCGCGGTGTCGCCAGCATCATGCGTGTTGAAGGGGAGTAA
- the nrtL gene encoding ArgS-related anticodon-binding protein NrtL: MTPAELSRTVLRAVRRAVDEEALRVAVPARVRVERTRPGGDGDYACAVALQLAGAAARPAREVAEILRDRVAGAPGIGRVEITGPGFLNFTLDASADARVRDALVHDVLARGARYGHGDTLAGDILQLSHAREVRAAVTAHALRSIARTQGALVRTCCDGSPDPDWARLGVDIDAPGEPAASPTVVRPLPAGAVARELLERLGPDAVRWGLLRPAGHDRAPLDGELLVQSSGNPLFLVRYAHSRARALTRGATLLGFDSSYDEDVDAPALLRALADYPEALAAAARHRAPDRLARHLEDVAHAFFDFQDAASPLPVGDEKPSAAHRSRLAVAEAAGTVLAGGLSLLGISAPEHL, from the coding sequence GTGACCCCCGCCGAGCTCTCCAGGACCGTGCTGCGCGCCGTGCGTCGCGCGGTCGACGAGGAAGCCTTGCGCGTGGCCGTGCCCGCGCGCGTGCGGGTGGAGCGGACACGGCCCGGCGGTGATGGGGACTACGCCTGTGCCGTCGCGCTCCAGCTGGCCGGGGCCGCCGCGCGGCCGGCCCGGGAGGTCGCCGAGATCCTGCGGGACCGGGTCGCCGGAGCGCCCGGGATCGGGCGGGTCGAGATCACCGGTCCCGGATTCCTGAACTTCACGCTCGACGCGTCGGCGGATGCCCGGGTGCGCGACGCACTCGTCCACGATGTGCTGGCGCGAGGGGCCCGGTACGGACACGGGGACACGCTCGCCGGGGACATCCTGCAGTTGAGCCATGCTCGCGAGGTCCGGGCCGCGGTCACCGCCCACGCGCTGCGCAGCATCGCGCGCACCCAGGGCGCGCTGGTACGCACTTGCTGCGACGGGTCGCCCGACCCGGACTGGGCACGGCTGGGGGTCGACATCGACGCCCCGGGGGAGCCGGCCGCGTCGCCCACCGTCGTCCGGCCTCTTCCCGCCGGTGCCGTCGCTCGCGAGCTGCTGGAGCGGCTCGGACCCGATGCGGTCCGGTGGGGGCTGCTGCGGCCGGCCGGGCATGACCGGGCTCCGCTCGACGGCGAGCTGCTCGTACAGAGCTCCGGCAATCCGCTGTTCCTCGTCCGCTACGCCCACTCCCGGGCCCGTGCGCTCACCCGCGGCGCCACGCTCCTCGGATTCGACAGCTCCTACGACGAGGATGTCGACGCACCCGCACTGCTGCGCGCTCTGGCCGACTACCCCGAGGCCCTCGCCGCCGCCGCCCGCCACCGCGCGCCCGACCGGCTCGCCCGGCATCTCGAAGACGTCGCGCACGCCTTCTTCGACTTCCAGGACGCCGCTTCCCCGCTGCCCGTCGGTGACGAGAAACCCTCGGCCGCCCACCGCTCCCGGCTGGCCGTTGCCGAAGCCGCCGGGACGGTGCTCGCCGGCGGCCTGTCCCTGCTCGGTATCAGCGCACCCGAACACCTCTGA
- the thrB gene encoding homoserine kinase — MAGPAFRAAAVRVRVPATSANLGPGFDALGLSLGLYDDVVVRVADSGLHIDIAGEGADTLPRDESHLLVRSLRTAFDLLGGQPRGLEIVCANRIPHGRGLGSSSAAICAGIVAARAVTTGGDARLDDAALLELATEIEGHPDNVAACLLGGFTLAWMDGGSARAIRMDPSDSIVPVVFVPGKPVLTETARGLLPRTVPHVDAAFNAGRAALLVEAVTRRPELLLAATEDRLHQEYRAPAMAESVELVNRLRADGVPAVISGAGPTVLALAEDGAADKVARLAGGGWAANRLTLDASGASVLPLAP, encoded by the coding sequence ATGGCCGGTCCCGCCTTCCGAGCCGCCGCCGTCCGGGTGCGCGTCCCCGCTACCAGCGCCAACCTGGGCCCGGGCTTCGACGCCCTCGGCCTGTCGCTGGGGCTGTACGACGACGTCGTCGTGCGTGTCGCCGACTCCGGCCTGCACATCGACATCGCCGGCGAGGGTGCCGACACCCTGCCCCGCGACGAGAGCCACCTCCTCGTGCGCTCCCTGCGTACGGCCTTCGACCTGCTCGGCGGACAGCCCCGCGGCCTGGAGATCGTCTGCGCCAACCGCATCCCGCACGGACGTGGCCTCGGCTCCTCCTCCGCGGCCATCTGCGCCGGCATCGTCGCGGCCCGCGCTGTGACGACCGGTGGCGATGCCCGGCTCGACGACGCGGCGCTGCTGGAACTCGCCACCGAGATCGAGGGTCACCCCGACAATGTCGCGGCATGCCTGCTCGGCGGCTTCACGCTGGCCTGGATGGACGGCGGGTCCGCCCGTGCGATCAGGATGGATCCCTCGGATTCCATCGTTCCGGTGGTTTTCGTCCCCGGCAAGCCGGTGCTCACCGAGACCGCCCGCGGACTGCTGCCGCGCACCGTCCCGCACGTCGACGCCGCGTTCAACGCGGGCCGCGCGGCCCTCCTCGTCGAGGCCGTGACCCGCCGCCCCGAACTGCTGCTGGCCGCGACCGAGGACCGGCTGCACCAGGAATACCGCGCTCCCGCAATGGCCGAGAGCGTGGAACTTGTGAACCGACTGCGCGCCGACGGCGTCCCTGCAGTCATCTCCGGTGCCGGGCCGACCGTGCTCGCGCTGGCCGAGGACGGTGCGGCCGACAAGGTCGCACGGCTGGCGGGCGGGGGATGGGCGGCCAACCGGCTCACTCTCGACGCCTCGGGTGCGAGTGTGCTGCCGCTCGCCCCGTAG